In the genome of Lactuca sativa cultivar Salinas chromosome 3, Lsat_Salinas_v11, whole genome shotgun sequence, the window gttataaactcataactccgtcgtctgacgtccgttttcgtctgtctttccgccgttgcactactatcgatgagatcttcaattctcatttagattgttttggctaaatatcactctaacgtaaattcactatttacgtcgcgctgtgtcgtgtcggttcttccgcgaaacttcgataggtcataacttcttcgttataactcagatttcggcgttctttatatgtacgaaatccttgtaacatatactataacttagttaagaataatccttctaaataatcttccatcaaaaagtcatttttgatgtttatcgtctttaaactgactagccctgatctacggacgttacattcGGTTTGTGAGTTTTCAAGACAAAATCAAGTAAAAAGATGTTTCTTGGTTCAATGCATCAATGCAAGACCAAACGATTTAAGGGTGTTGAATACAAGTCTTAGCAATACCTAACATGGTCCCCGATAAGTTTATACGCTCAAAAAAATCTCACTTTTTACAAAAATCCTATAAATTGCGTTTTTCCAACGGTTAGAGGGTCGTCAAAGGTAGCTTTGGCCTCTACAATGGTGGGGAAGTCCAAAGGTGTTACTAGGGACGGAGTGAAGCTTAAACATACCTTAGGGTGATTTGGTTTGAGTTGTACGATCGACTCTTCCTCACGAAATCCTAATCCGACCACACTTACACTCACGTTTTCTTCTTATCGGGGTTGTAGGAGAGTGGAGATGACTTTGAGCTATCAGACAAGATGTCTTTCCAAATATCATATTGACATTATTTCAAAATACTTTAATCAACTCATTGAGAACTAAACAATTGAAATTGACCTTAAAACGGAAATTGTGAATGATAGTAAAATTAAAATTGAACTTAACTTAACTCGACCATGAATTATTTTCACATTTACTTTTGACCTAAGAAGGATCTTGTTGAACTCAGTTGACATAAAAAAGATCACGATGAACGAGATTGAACTAATATGTGATAGGTCGTTGAGAAAATgttaaatgtcttataaaaaagcTAACTGGATTTATTAGAAAAGGGACCTCTATGAAGTTTCTACTAAAAAAAGACAAATCTAGTACTTCAGCTTTAAGATTTGCATGTAATAACTTAAAATGTAAAAAACAATTATGTTTGAAATTAGCCACTTAGTACTGTTATACAAATATAAGTtaatttattataattaaatgttttataaactataaaaataatttataatagtttataaattaatttattgttAAACTATCTTATAAACTAAAATCTAATTTTTTATTAGTTTGTAAAATAAAAACCTTTTTCGTAATAGTTCATAGTAAAATAGTTTATTATATAGTCCGCAGCAAAtactattaaaaaaatatatactcTAACTTTTTTTATTGTGAAATTGATTTTCAAAATGCgaaattattatttataatataaaattgttcatatttatgaaaaaagaaattaaattacTTCTTACCTTTTATGCCTACCCattaaaattatgacaaatcaccattcaatttaattttatttgatatattctTAATATAACCTTAATgaattagttaaaaaaaatatgaaatgatAACACTTGTCATAATTTTATTAGGTAGGAATATTTATAAgcataaaaaatagaaaacaatttaatttttagaAAATCATATTCTCTATTCTAAAATGAAAACAACTTTTTTCGTAGAGCAAGAAATTTCATAGCTCGAAGCCTAGAACATGAATGTTAGGTTgaaacaaatttttcaaaaaaatatttattatcaaaatgaagaaaatttttcaacaaaaaaaatccTTAAATATAAGACCAATTTTAGCAAATAGTGCATTTATAGTAGAATTGCACAATGGTGATTATTTTATATAAGAATTTCTTTAAACTATTTTACGATAAAATCCTAAGATAAGGTGACTAGATTCACTTTTCTTCTCCGATATATCAACTTTCTATATatcctaaatataaaaataaatcgaTCATTAAGATTTGTGTTTTTCAAAACTTAAAATAACTAATaatttacaaaaaaatatatattcctTATTATATTTGATTATATAAATTCATATTtgcaattttaaataaaataatgaagGTTACGATTTCTCACATTTTTAACTGAGATAATAAATAACgataaaaaatttaatttaattttcgaTTTTATATTTCAGAACGAATATATACAGAGGAAATTGAAGTAATTTCAGAATGAGTTTAATTCATCGGAATAACAATATGCGGTGGTTTCACCGGTGGTTCCGTAACCACTTCCACCGTGATTTTCTCTTCTCGCGGCGGTTTACACGGACACGGCAATGCAATAAACTTCGCGATCCGATCTCCCGGCATTATCACCGGTAAACTCTGTTTCTCTACTTTATCCTTTTCCTGTTCACCAAAACACAAACACATTAGAAAAATGCTACAACAATGGCGGATAATTCAACTTAGTCAAACGAATCGAGTCAATTAAATTACCGCGAATGTAGGATTTGGTTTGGAAGGAGAGTCATCGGAATCAGCTTCGGCTTCGGCCATCGATCCTCGGAGATGGCGGAGCTTGTCCCAATGGTAACAACATGAGAAGAAACCGCTGAGGCTGAAGATGATGATTAACAGTAAGGCGGTGCCGAGAGGAAACCCTAACGTCGGACGAGATGAATCGGAATGGTGTTGCGGTGGTTCGTAGTAGGGAGGAGTAGGACTCTCCACCAGTCTGAGTACAACTTCCATAGCTTCTGGTACAACTTACAAGGTAACAATAAGTACAACAATGGTgaattgatgatgatgatgatgatcgtGTTATATGTTTGATCGGAGGCTCACGGTGGTCGGAAAAGAGAGAAGATCGGAGAAACGATGTAGATAGTGGGAGTTGGAAGGGGAAATTTATAGGGATTTGAGGGTGGTAGTGGGTGCATGCGTGTAAAGGGGGGCTGCAATTTGTCACGTCCGGTGGAATGTACGGACGGCGGAGGGAGGATTGGTAGTGGAGGTAGGTTTAACATTCTCACTGCTTTATaagattattattttattttatttttatttttattctctgcataaaatctgtttttttgattaaaaataaatatagtaAATCCATGTTTCGTATTATTTGTGAtttgatttataaaaaaataattaaataactgAAACATggtttaatttaatgtttttttataataGTTATGGTTTTTTTTGTTGTAAATAAGttatatataatacataaaattataaataaaatggGTAAATATATTTAGTTTTATGTGAATAAAATGTTGTGTACACATAGCCTCAATAATTGATTTGGAAATGACAATTGAATCATTATATACATATtttgttttagatatttattaattttaagatAAAAGAAGTTGGAAAGACaataaaatacattaaaaaaaatgtGTATTTGTTTTTATCTTAAAATACAAATTTTCAATTGGTAGatgatttaataaaaaataattgatGGATCAAAATTAAAATGATCACCTTTACTTGTTAAAAATGTAATTTAACCAATATTAGTGATGAGAGGGAACAAATTATCACATGCCTCGTCATTCTTTTataagaattttttttaaattgatttaGATGCATATAAAAATTTAACAGAGTATTTAAATATAATTAGCAAAGAATAAATAATACgtactattatttttttttttaaaaatgttttgtacacaatttatttgtttttaaCTTGTATTATAGCGGTGGCTTTTGTTTTGTTTCTTccattaagaaaatatgggacaGCGACTGttacaaaaagaaaattaaaggTGTTTATATGAATCATGTGTTTCTTTGTATTTGTTTTTGTTCTAAATTTTAAAGAAATTTAATTGTGACCAAataattcgtttttttttttttaagaaatatcAGAAATTACTGTACAATTCATCAAATTTCATCTTCTCTTTCATAGAGTGATTTTTGCACATTTCGTGATATTTATTAAATGAGTCATATTTTACTTAACCCCAAAtacttttttatataaataaagagGATGTGTGGGGCACAAGTAGCTAAACTCTTCATTTGGAAATTGGTACTAGTGTCTAGTTTTTATGTGTTATACGACTCTTTTGACAAAATTAATTAGAAGTTTTCAAAAGTATAAAATCATGACGATAAttgattaaaaaatataaaaatataaatatatttttaatggcAAGttgaaaatttattaaaaaattcaataatttttttctaaaatactTTGTGAAGTAACTTTTAGATTTTAAGATTTTTATTTAAAcaagatttttggaaaaatgacttaggagggtaactacctcttatccgtgttcacatattgacaatttcttattttttgtacataaaaagcaactaacttgttttaactgtttaaattacactaatattaccggctaatacatgttttaaccagtaactcaaagggaaaatgacttaggagtgTAACTACCTcatatccgtgttcacatattgacatccttttttttgtacataagaaagcaactaacttgttttaactgtgtaacatcccaaaaatcatgaccaaaaattttcatttttaatttaatactaaaaccataattgtcaaaccattaatttaatactccggcatcaggccccgcctggcatcgagccccgctcggtatacagatctgtctctcttagaccccgcctgtctccgggccccgtccgctaaacacatacaatcatataacatgttaacacataaataaacatactctactgtatcactgtcctaagaaacatactctactaataatgagatacggaaccccGTCTGTACTCacctagtgatgagatacggaacctcgcctacactcacctccctaccagacacatacaagtatcacacagacaacaagtataacctaacatgcaaacattcctcgggaaCCCGCCCCGTATCAGACCTTGGTCcggaataacatactagcatacaatgcctaaggctaacccccgggtcttcctactcatagactacatgggctagcattgtggccatagacccattcacacagtgaggGGACTCACCTTGCACTATTGAAGCCCTGGCTGGAACTCTGCTGGCGGCTAACTGGCAATTCCCGAACTGCTACTCCTTCGgctccccgaactatcaatactAAAATAACACTTAGACCAGAATACCCTCCAAAAGTCAAACTAAGCCAAACCTgatcaaagtcaaggtcaacagtcaatgATTAAAGTCAACACCCGgctttaaatagggtaccaagacCCGGATAAGATGCTGGGAATTGAACCAAAAGAAGGagaataactcgccgagtcggtcccccgactcgccaagtaggtcacttaaaaacaaaatttttggtcatgatttttgggatgttacacagttaaaacaagttagttgctttcgtATGTACAAAAAAAAGTTGCCAATATAtaaacacggataagaggtagttaccctcctaagtcattttccctttgagttaccggttaaaacatgtattagccggtaatattggtgtaatttaaatagttaaaacaagttaattgctttcttatgtacaaaaaagaagaagttgtcaatatgtgaacacggataagagatagttaccctcctaagtcatttttcctattttaaaacgaagtttttttttgtttaaattaagtTTTTTGTTAAAAACTAAAAACCAGAAACTCTCAAGCATACACTAATAAAACACCCTAAATTGATAGAGCTACTATTATTAAACATCCTAGAAATTTAGCAATAGTTTTCTCAAATCTCTCTTTCATACCATTTGAGTTTGATTATTCTTTAGGCAACTTATCCCCTATGCATAACTAAATGTGTTTCACTAAAATTTTGCAAACTCTTATATATTTGGTCACTAAAATTTGTTGAAGTTTCAACCATACCAAGGTATGCAAGCAAGATTTGCGGTGCTCGATGAGCAAGGTCTACGGTGCTTGAAAAGTAAGGTCTATAGTGTTCGATAAGTACAGTCAATGTTGCTCAATACTAAGGTGTATGGTTGAGTCTAGTTGGTTACATCATGGGCATGTGGGCCCTAGATCACAAGCAACTTTAGGTCAGTCGTTATTTATCTAGTTTATAAATAGATCTCTATGCATAATTGTAATTTGTAGCTCTATGCATAAAGTGTATTTGATGACTACGGTTATAAAATATATCTCTACTTTATTTGCGGATCAGCTGATCATTTTAATCGGGTGAACCTCATTAACTTCATGTGTACTTAAATTTTTctctttatattattataatatgtCGAGGTTTACTGTGTTTAACATTCTTGTTATGAGTCGTATTTCTTTTTTTAGGTTCTTCACTTTTGACTATATTTAGTTTAATTTCAATTTTGTATTAGATGTTAGTTGTGTAAGTCAAATAGTAGTAAAGTATGTTATTGCAAAAAGAAAGAATGACAATTTTCTTTTGTGGTGGAACGTGACGAGAAGGAGATTGTTGCCCAATTTGATAACTTTATGTTTTGGAAAGACAAAAAATAAAtcattgaattataacaacattcACATAATTAATTAG includes:
- the LOC111896248 gene encoding uncharacterized protein At5g65660, translated to MEVVLRLVESPTPPYYEPPQHHSDSSRPTLGFPLGTALLLIIIFSLSGFFSCCYHWDKLRHLRGSMAEAEADSDDSPSKPNPTFAEKDKVEKQSLPVIMPGDRIAKFIALPCPCKPPREEKITVEVVTEPPVKPPHIVIPMN